One part of the Arabidopsis thaliana chromosome 4, partial sequence genome encodes these proteins:
- a CDS encoding CW-type Zinc Finger — MKLLLILTLISLTLTRRYRMYLATCKKVSERKPGTGLIFDYGSFLPTYKRLPAVPSCQRSSLGNHAVQRISNSLPGKNVVQKFQSPPATSCKLVRNQDPQNYQTSGSLLAQAPGKVPINKGNARTPANDLPHNKPIRVRIKMGSEILSQSVAMVCKDLGLDGSPNSPPRISQDDSSRMLPHTSLGKTSESPSRILQEMTAISVPEDLLMSPLPDSLLLVKDKKKQYTLLDNQPMIKTGKKSSIQIQNKFSDVLCCEKTPIGRRRKEVDCFHATTWNETKKHKVLSTGQLARDNSACGLGGASLTTDGFTTKSNLQEGCRKDGESDPRVANKIKFVGLHAVKEKKTCPTKLQQNRSKYRIGDKVLSKMPLKDAAYIGHNSMDTGFDFAVAPSSTSVDLDYWAQCESCEKWRLLPYDLNTEKLPDKWLCSMQTWLPGMNHCGVSEEETTNAIKSFHASEGHGPDTGVKLLSDVRNADKIYQPLTSGSLPNPIEKKSNVEDLSQGVSSNILVDAAKPMRSNPHIFKNKNMKLPGETPTATQISADLSHDFFQDKIDQKAKRRAAGAGCQIKVKKKKEADKEESDGSKHIKTGDGNKLARVIKAEEIHWNQDPKWTPAERKRKRHDNDFCTLNVERDPKKRLLVSKKKPDHKPQLITASGSLCTKAQGNINSTVRKIRLMGYKQGKDGKNSKLFADGEENEPSMEKAVTTKISVHESKANQRNELFQADCFQEHLNGDASCRYFSGGSGQISGIETSNSSKVLGSHKSGRMYVEEVKASPVESVSSSPARSSCPTNDILQEAEKLRKLADCFKSSGFEYEYKEINFKAALRFLLGASVLEMCSTDNVEVGKMSHIEAYHTAAKLSESCAHQYETSQEMAAATLAYKCTEVACMRLVYGRSLGLSGEWNELQKMVQMTPQGESPSSSASDVDSFNHQGVIKKSAKTRRGLSHVAGNLLPVARSQLNFVPLLDFTGSMNLAMEASAKSQNAFKAVTDTSEERKHGDCISAIKKVVDFSFHDVEALIKMIEVAMDALSSSRFGGPKC; from the exons ATGAAGCTGTTGTTGATCTTGACGTTGATCTCTCTTACATT GACAAGAAGGTACAGAATGTACTTGGCCACTTGCAAAAAGGTTTCGGAGAGGAAGCCCGGGACCGGTTTG ATCTTTGACTATGGATCATTTTTGCCCACTTACAAACGTTTGCCGGCTGTACCATCATGTCAAAGGAGTTCTCTAGGGAATCATGCTGTACAAAGAATTTCCAACAGTTTACCCGGGAAG AATGTGGTTCAGAAGTTTCAGTCACCCCCTGCTACATCTTGTAAACTAGTAAGAAATCAGGATCCTCAGAACTATCAAACTTCAGGATCTCTTTTGGCTCAAGCTCCAGGAAAAGTTCCCATAAATAAAGGAAATGCAAGAACACCAGCCAATGATTTGCCTCATAATAAGCCGATCAGAGTTCGGATCAAAATGGGTTCTGAAATCTTGTCCCAAAGTGTCGCGATGGTTTGCAAGGATCTTGGTCTCGATGGTTCTCCAAATTCACCACCCCGAATCAGCCAGGATGATAGTAGCAGAATGCTACCGCATACATCTCTAGGGAAGACAAGTGAATCTCCTTCCCGCATTCTTCAG GAAATGACTGCCATTTCTGTTCCAGAGGATCTACTGATGTCGCCTCTTCCTGATAGTCTGCTCCTAGTGAaggataagaagaagcaataTACTTTATTAGACAATCAACCTATGATTAAGACAGGAAAGAAATCTTCTATTCAGATACAGAACAAGTTCTCGGATGTTTTATGTTGTGAGAAAACTCCAATTGGAAGGAGAAGGAAAGAGGTAGACTGTTTTCATGCCACCACTTGGAATGAGACGAAGAAGCATAAAGTTTTATCCACTGGTCAGCTAGCCAGGGATAACTCAGCTTGTGGTTTAGGTGGGGCAAGTCTTACTACTGATGGGTTTACAACAAAAAGTAACTTGCAGGAAGGTTGTAGAAAAGATGGTGAAAGTGATCCCAGAGTcgcaaataaaataaagtttgttGGGTTGCATGCtgtgaaagagaaaaaaacatgtccGACAAAGTTGCAACAGAACCGTAGCAAATATCGTATTGGTGATAAAGTTTTATCAAAGATGCCTTTGAAGGATGCCGCATATATAGGTCACAATAGCATGGACACTGGGTTTGATTTTGCGGTTGCACCTTCTTCCACCAGTGTTGACCTAGATTATTGGGCCCAATGTGAGAGTTGTGAGAAATGGCGGCTACTGCCCTATGACCTGAATACTGAGAAGCTGCCTGATAAGTGGTTGTGTAGCATGCAAACCTGGCT GCCTGGAATGAACCACTGTGGCGTCAGCGAGGAAGAGACTACAAACGCAATTAAATCCTTTCATGCTAGTGAGGGTCATGGTCCTGACACTGGTGTTAAACTCCTCTCTGATGTTCGTAATGCTGATAAAATCTACCAACCTTTAACTTCTGGTTCATTGCCTAATCCAATTGAAAAGAAGTCTAACGTAGAAGACTTATCGCAAGGAGTTTCAAGCAACATCCTTGTTGATGCTGCAAAGCCTATGAGAAGTAACCCAcatattttcaagaataaaaacatgaaGCTGCCAGGAGAAACACCTACTGCTACTCAGATATCTGCAGACCTTTCGCACGATTTTTTTCAGGATAAGATTGACCAGAAAGCAAAGAGGAGAGCAGCAG GTGCTGGTTGTCAGATAAAggtcaagaagaaaaaggaggctgacaaagaagaaagtgatggTTCCAAGCATATCAAGACTGGTGATGGTAACAAACTTGCCAGAGTTATTAAAGCAGAAGAAATACATTGGAATCAAGATCCTAAATGGACTCCagcagagagaaaaagaaaacgtcATGACAATGATTTTTGCACTTTGAATGTAGAGCGAGACCCAAAGAAAAGATTACTCGTATCTAAAAAGAAACCTGACCACAAACCTCAACTGATAACTGCTAGTGGTTCCTTGTGTACAAAAGCCCAGGGAAATATCAATAGTACTGTGAGGAAAATAAGGTTGATGGGTTACAAGCAGGGTAAGGATgggaaaaattcaaaattgtttgCAGATGGTGAGGAAAACGAGCCCTCAATGGAAAAGGCGGTAACAACTAAGATTTCAGTCCATGAATCTAAAGCAAACCAAAGAAATGAATTGTTTCAGGCTGATTGCTTTCAAGAACACCTGAATGGTGATGCCTCATGTAGATATTTCTCTGGTGGAAGTGGGCAGATTTCTGGGATAGAAACATCAAACTCGTCGAAGGTTTTAGGATCACATAAAAGTGGACGAATGTATGTGGAAGAAGTAAAAGCATCCCCTGTGGAATCAGTTTCCTCTTCCCCTGCAAGGTCTTCATGCCCCACGAATGATATACTTCAAGAGGCTGAAAAGCTGAGAAAGCTTGCTGACTGTTTCAAG AGCTCTGGATTTGAATATGAATACAAGGAGATCAACTTTAAAGCGGCTCTGAGGTTTCTCCTTGGAGCTTCAGTTTTAGAAATGTGCAGTACAGATAATGTGGAAGTGGGGAAGATGAGCCATATTGAGGCTTACCATACTGCTGCAAAACTTTCAGA AAGTTGTGCCCATCAATATGAAACAAGCCAAGAAATGGCTGCAGCTACTTTGGCTTATAAATGCACAGAAGTGGCTTGCATGAGATTAGTGTATGGCAGAAGTCTAGGTCTGAGTGGAGAATGGAATGAATTGCAAAAAATGGTACAGATGACTCCTCAAG GTGAATCACCGTCATCATCTGCATCTGATGTCGATAGTTTCAATCATCAAGGGGTGATTAAGAAGTCTGCTAAAACCAGAAGAGGTCTTTCCCATGTTGCCGGAAACCTTCTCCCTGTTGCTAGAAGCCAACTAAATTTTGTTCCGCTATTGGACTTT ACAGGGAGCATGAATCTGGCAATGGAGGCCTCAGCAAAATCCCAAAATGCTTTTAAAGCCGTCACTGACACCtcagaagaaagaaagcatgGAGACTGTATCTCTGCTATCAAAAAAGTTGTCGATTTTAGTTTCCATGATGTTGAAGCGCTTATAAAGATGATTGAGGTTGCCATGGATGCTCTAAGTTCATCAAGATTCGGTGGCCCAAAGTGTTGA